A genome region from Megalobrama amblycephala isolate DHTTF-2021 linkage group LG18, ASM1881202v1, whole genome shotgun sequence includes the following:
- the LOC125252490 gene encoding serine/threonine-protein phosphatase with EF-hands 2-like isoform X1 yields MGCGVTKSHQQQQLKPCGQGSVSVPAATAMRAALLIQRWYRQYAARLEMRRRCSWNIFQSIEYSGQQDHIKLYNFFGYLMDHFTSASSQRNLVSQMFRESDAFQDVEWEKQFCYKDIEVPDVYAGPHLSFPLTISNVTELVDAFKNKQKLHARYVLQLLGKTWTLLRLMPNISHVCTCKHKEITICGDLHGHLEDLLLVFYKNGFPSAETPYVFNGDFVDRGKESMEILLVLFAFLLLYPHDVHLNRGNHEDHIVNLRYGFTKEVLGKYQVHGKMILKLLQKIFSCLPLATVIDQKVLILHGGISDKTDLNLIGKLDRQRFVSALRPLKRREASARPKEAALDPDGDDDDFSTGRRRVQSLTHGTPVRPRQELPRHSVHSGSGRTGRSVDEELRERRRLAGLSLSSDSELYSAEVQETDADEWKQIVDVLWSDPMSQNGCVPNEIRGGGCYWGPDVTQEVLDRHKLKLLIRSHECKQEGYEFCHNGRVVTIFSASNYYDVGSNRGAYIRLGPDLIPHFKLFQASRSTRELTLRQSVGRTERSALQALRMQLFAHKSALIREFQEYDPQCTGLISLKHWAMAVEKVLRLSLPWRVLRAQLVTSSTRDGMLNYHDWFNQLSVIQPNTEIANASLLETLYKHHSNLESIFRMIDTDHSGLISFEEFHQTWKLLSSHLQTDISDKAIADLAESIDFNKDGSIDINEFMEAFRLVEQCRGEREEPASPE; encoded by the exons CTGTATAACTTCTTCGGTTACCTGATGGATCATTTCACTTCTGCCAGCAGCCAAA GGAATCTGGTCTCCCAGATGTTTCGCGAGAGTGACGCGTTTCAGGACGTGGAGTGGGAGAAACAGTTCTGTTACAAGGACATTGAGGTTCCAGACGTCTACGCCGGCCCACATCTCTCCTTCCCGCTGACCATCTCCAACGTCACTGAGCTGGTGGACGccttcaaaaacaaacaa AAGCTTCACGCCCGGTACGTCCTGCAGCTGCTGGGCAAGACGTGGACGCTTCTGCGCTTGATGCCCAACATCAGTCACGTGTGCACCTGCAAGCACAAAGAGATCACCATCTGTG GTGACTTACACGGCCATCTGGAGGATCTGCTGTTGGTCTTTTACAAA AATGGTTTTCCTTCAGCGGAGACGCCGTACGTCTTCAACGGTGACTTTGTGGACAGAGGGAAAGAGTCCATGGAGATTCTGTTGGTTCTGTTTGCGTTCCTGTTGCTGTATCCACACGACGTGCACCTGAACCGAGGAAACCACGAGGACCACATCGTTAATCTGAG ATACGGCTTCACTAAGGAAGTTCTAGGGAAATATCAG GTTCATGGGAAAATGATTCTTAAACTTCTGCAGAAGATCTTCAGCTGTTTGCCACTGGCGACAGTGATCGACCAGAAGGTTCTGATTCTACACGGAGGAATTTCTGACAAGACGGACTTGAATCTGATCGGCAAACTGGACCGTCAGCGA TTCGTTTCGGCCCTCCGGCCCCTGAAGAGGAGAGAAGCATCAGCGAGACCGAAGGAAGCGGCTCTCGACCCAGACGGAGACGACGACGACTTCAGCACGGGCCGGAGGAGAGTTCAGTCTCTGACTCACGGCACACCAGTGCGGCCCAGACAGGAGCTCCCGCGGCATTCGGTGCACTCGGGGTCCGGCCGGACGGGTCGGTCCGTTGACGAGGAGCTGCGAGAGAGACGTCGACTGGCGGGTCTCAGTCTGTCATCCGACTCGGAGCTTTATTCTGCTGAGGTTCAGGAGACGGACGCGGATGAATGGAAACAG ATAGTGGATGTTCTGTGGAGTGACCCGATGTCTCAGAACGGTTGTGTCCCGAATGAGATTCGAGGAGGCGGGTGTTACTGGGGGCCGGACGTCACACAGGAAGTGCTGGACAGACACAAACTGAAGCTGCTCATCAGATCACATGAGTGCAAACAGGAAGGATATGAATTCTGCCACAACGGCAGG GTTGTGACAATATTTTCAGCCTCTAATTACTATGATGTGGGCAGTAACAGAGGCGCTTATATTCGTTTGGGCCCTGACCTCATTCCTCACTTCAAACTGTTTCAGGCCAGCAGATCGACACGAGAGCTCACACTCAGACAGAG tgtgGGACGAACAGAACGTTCTGCATTACAGGCTCTGAGGATGCAGCTGTTTGCACACAAATCTGCCCTGATTCGAGAATTTCAGGAATATGACCCCCAGTGCACAG GTCTGATCTCTCTGAAGCACTGGGCCATGGCTGTGGAGAAGGTTCTGCGGCTCAGTCTCCCGTGGAGGGTCCTGAGGGCTCAGCTGGTGACCAGCAGCACACGGGACGGGATGCTCAACTACCACGACTGGTTCAACCAGCTGTCCGTCATCCAGCCAAACACAGAG ATTGCTAACGCGAGTCTACTGGAGACGCTGTACAAACATCACTCAAACCTGGAGAGCATCTTCAGAATGATCGACACGGACCATTCAG GTCTGATCTCGTTTGAGGAGTTTCATCAGACGTGGAAGCTGCTGAGCTCGCACCTGCAGACGGACATCAGCGATAAAGCCATCGCGGACCTGGCCGAGAGCATCGACTTCAACAAGGACGGCAGCATCGACATCAACGAGTTCATGGAGGCCTTTCGCCTCGTGGAACAATGTAGAGGAGAGAGGGAAGAGCCGGCGTCACCAGAATGA
- the LOC125252490 gene encoding serine/threonine-protein phosphatase with EF-hands 2-like isoform X2 — protein MGCGVTKSHQQQQLKPCGQGSVSVPGYSSSFISKLHARYVLQLLGKTWTLLRLMPNISHVCTCKHKEITICGDLHGHLEDLLLVFYKNGFPSAETPYVFNGDFVDRGKESMEILLVLFAFLLLYPHDVHLNRGNHEDHIVNLRYGFTKEVLGKYQVHGKMILKLLQKIFSCLPLATVIDQKVLILHGGISDKTDLNLIGKLDRQRFVSALRPLKRREASARPKEAALDPDGDDDDFSTGRRRVQSLTHGTPVRPRQELPRHSVHSGSGRTGRSVDEELRERRRLAGLSLSSDSELYSAEVQETDADEWKQIVDVLWSDPMSQNGCVPNEIRGGGCYWGPDVTQEVLDRHKLKLLIRSHECKQEGYEFCHNGRVVTIFSASNYYDVGSNRGAYIRLGPDLIPHFKLFQASRSTRELTLRQSVGRTERSALQALRMQLFAHKSALIREFQEYDPQCTGLISLKHWAMAVEKVLRLSLPWRVLRAQLVTSSTRDGMLNYHDWFNQLSVIQPNTEIANASLLETLYKHHSNLESIFRMIDTDHSGLISFEEFHQTWKLLSSHLQTDISDKAIADLAESIDFNKDGSIDINEFMEAFRLVEQCRGEREEPASPE, from the exons AAGCTTCACGCCCGGTACGTCCTGCAGCTGCTGGGCAAGACGTGGACGCTTCTGCGCTTGATGCCCAACATCAGTCACGTGTGCACCTGCAAGCACAAAGAGATCACCATCTGTG GTGACTTACACGGCCATCTGGAGGATCTGCTGTTGGTCTTTTACAAA AATGGTTTTCCTTCAGCGGAGACGCCGTACGTCTTCAACGGTGACTTTGTGGACAGAGGGAAAGAGTCCATGGAGATTCTGTTGGTTCTGTTTGCGTTCCTGTTGCTGTATCCACACGACGTGCACCTGAACCGAGGAAACCACGAGGACCACATCGTTAATCTGAG ATACGGCTTCACTAAGGAAGTTCTAGGGAAATATCAG GTTCATGGGAAAATGATTCTTAAACTTCTGCAGAAGATCTTCAGCTGTTTGCCACTGGCGACAGTGATCGACCAGAAGGTTCTGATTCTACACGGAGGAATTTCTGACAAGACGGACTTGAATCTGATCGGCAAACTGGACCGTCAGCGA TTCGTTTCGGCCCTCCGGCCCCTGAAGAGGAGAGAAGCATCAGCGAGACCGAAGGAAGCGGCTCTCGACCCAGACGGAGACGACGACGACTTCAGCACGGGCCGGAGGAGAGTTCAGTCTCTGACTCACGGCACACCAGTGCGGCCCAGACAGGAGCTCCCGCGGCATTCGGTGCACTCGGGGTCCGGCCGGACGGGTCGGTCCGTTGACGAGGAGCTGCGAGAGAGACGTCGACTGGCGGGTCTCAGTCTGTCATCCGACTCGGAGCTTTATTCTGCTGAGGTTCAGGAGACGGACGCGGATGAATGGAAACAG ATAGTGGATGTTCTGTGGAGTGACCCGATGTCTCAGAACGGTTGTGTCCCGAATGAGATTCGAGGAGGCGGGTGTTACTGGGGGCCGGACGTCACACAGGAAGTGCTGGACAGACACAAACTGAAGCTGCTCATCAGATCACATGAGTGCAAACAGGAAGGATATGAATTCTGCCACAACGGCAGG GTTGTGACAATATTTTCAGCCTCTAATTACTATGATGTGGGCAGTAACAGAGGCGCTTATATTCGTTTGGGCCCTGACCTCATTCCTCACTTCAAACTGTTTCAGGCCAGCAGATCGACACGAGAGCTCACACTCAGACAGAG tgtgGGACGAACAGAACGTTCTGCATTACAGGCTCTGAGGATGCAGCTGTTTGCACACAAATCTGCCCTGATTCGAGAATTTCAGGAATATGACCCCCAGTGCACAG GTCTGATCTCTCTGAAGCACTGGGCCATGGCTGTGGAGAAGGTTCTGCGGCTCAGTCTCCCGTGGAGGGTCCTGAGGGCTCAGCTGGTGACCAGCAGCACACGGGACGGGATGCTCAACTACCACGACTGGTTCAACCAGCTGTCCGTCATCCAGCCAAACACAGAG ATTGCTAACGCGAGTCTACTGGAGACGCTGTACAAACATCACTCAAACCTGGAGAGCATCTTCAGAATGATCGACACGGACCATTCAG GTCTGATCTCGTTTGAGGAGTTTCATCAGACGTGGAAGCTGCTGAGCTCGCACCTGCAGACGGACATCAGCGATAAAGCCATCGCGGACCTGGCCGAGAGCATCGACTTCAACAAGGACGGCAGCATCGACATCAACGAGTTCATGGAGGCCTTTCGCCTCGTGGAACAATGTAGAGGAGAGAGGGAAGAGCCGGCGTCACCAGAATGA
- the nup54 gene encoding nucleoporin p54 isoform X3, translated as MSVRVRNHLFMFLFPVGLYRGRTGNMAFNFGGASGSAGLSGTGFGAATTTSASTGFGFGSGSAGESLTLVCVSPLVCASGFAAAAPVSFGAFGLGPAAPGFSFGAGRSSVRGAFGGFGPTTTSAGAGTSFNFSTPSNAGTSLFGNTQNKGFGFSSALGASAAPGTGFGALGGTGLGFGGFGGIQTNQNQQGVGGLFSQQASQSSQLYNTASALSAPSVLSDERDSILAKWNQLQAFWGVGKGYFSSSAPPVEFSQENPFCRFKAVGYSCVPGVKDEDGLVALALNKKEADVRSQQQQLVESLHRVLGGNQTLTVNVEGVRALPDDQTEVIVYLVERSPNGTSKRVPASTLYNYMEQMNVKSQLQQLGVFMTVSRTALTPAQLKQLLQNPPAGVDPIIWEQAKVDNPDPEKLIPVPMVGFKELLRRLKIQDQMTKQHQTRVDIISNDISELQRNQATTAAKITQYKRKLMDLSHRVLQVLIKQEVQRKSGYAIQLDEEHLRVQLDTIQSELNAPTQFKGRLNELMSQIRMQNHFGAVRSEERYRVDADLLREIKQHLKHQQEGLSHLISVIKDDLNDIKTIEDGLHDSIHGRSSKLS; from the exons ATGAGCGTTAGGGTTAGGAACCacttgttcatgtttttgtttccGGTCGGACTGTATCGTGGCAGGACCGGAAACATGGCGTTCAACTTCGGCGGCGCGTCAGGCAGCGCTG GTCTTTCTGGCACTGGCTTTGGAGCCGCGACCACGACATCCGCGTCCACGGGCTTCGGTTTCGGATCCGGTAGCGcgggtga GTCTCTAACTCTCGTGTGTGTCTCTCCTCTGGTCTGTGCGTCAGGATTCGCCGCTGCGGCGCCTGTTAGTTTTGGGGCGTTTGGGTTGGGCCCCGCGGCCCCTGGGTTCAGTTTTGGAGCAGGTAGATCGAGTGTGAGAG GTGCGTTCGGAGGATTCGGCCCCACGACCACCTCCGCCGGCGCTGGGACTAGCTTCAATTTCTCCACGCCGTCAAACGCAG GTACGAGTCTCTTCGGAAACACTCAGAACAAGGGCTTCGGCTTCTCGTCGGCTCTGGGTGCGAGTGCGGCGCCGGGGACGGGATTCGGCGCTCTGGGCGGAACCGGACTGGGGTTCGGAGGATTCGGGGGAATCCAGACCAATCAGAACCAACAAG gtgtagGTGGGCTGTTCAGCCAGCAGGCGTCTCAGTCCAGTCAGCTGTATAACACGGCCAGCGCTCTCTCCGCCCCGTCGGTCCTCAGCGATGAGCGCGACTCCATTCTGGCCAAGTGGAACCAGCTGCAGGCGTTCTGGGGCGTGGGGAAGGGTTACTTCAGCAGCAGCGCCCCGCCCGTGGAGTTCAGCCAGGAGAACCCCTTCTGCCGCTTCAAG GCGGTGGGCTACAGCTGTGTTCCCGGTGTGAAGGATGAGGATGGGTTAGTGGCTCTGGCTCTCAATAAGAAGGAAGCAGACGTTCGCTCTCAGCAGCAGCAGTTGGTGGAATCGCTGCACAGGGTTCTGGGAGGAAATCAGACGCTGACGGTGAACGTGGAGGGAGTGCGAGCGTTACCTGACGACCA AACGGAGGTGATCGTGTATCTGGTGGAGCGTTCTCCGAACGGCACGTCCAAGCGAGTTCCCGCGTCCACGCTCTACAACTACATGGAGCAGATGAATGTGAAGTCTCAGCTGCAGCAGCTGGGCGTCTTCATGACCGTCAGTCGGACCGCGCTGACGCCGGCGCAGCTCAAGCAGTTGCTGCAGAACCCGCCCGCAG gtgtgGACCCCATCATCTGGGAACAGGCCAAAGTGGACAATCCAGACCCAGAGAA GTTGATTCCAGTGCCCATGGTGGGCTTCAAAGAGCTGCTGCGCAGACTGAAGATCCAGGATCAGATGACCAAACAGCACCAGACCCGAGTGGAC ATCATCTCCAACGACATCAGCGAACTGCAGAGAAATCAGGCCACGACTGCCGCCAAAATCACACAGTACAAGCGCAAGCTCATGGACCTCTCGCACAGAGTCCTGCAG GTGCTGATTAAACAGGAAGTTCAGAGGAAGAGCGGTTACGCCATCCAGCTGGATGAGGAGCATCTGAGGGTTCAGCTGGACACCATCCAATCAGAGCTCAACGCTCCCACACAGTTCAAG gggCGACTGAATGAACTCATGTCTCAGATTCGGATGCAGAATCATTTCGGAGCCGTTCGTTCAGAGGAGCGTTACCGTGTTGATGCCGACCTGCTGAGAGAAATCAAACAG CATCTGAAGCATCAGCAGGAGGGTTTGAGTCACCTGATCAGCGTCATTAAAGACGATCTGAACGACATCAAGACGATCGAAGACGGACTTCACGACAGCATTCACGGGCGCAGCAGCAAACTCAGCTGA
- the nup54 gene encoding nucleoporin p54 isoform X1, protein MSVRVRNHLFMFLFPVGLYRGRTGNMAFNFGGASGSAGLSGTGFGAATTTSASTGFGFGSGSAGAFGGFGPTTTSAGAGTSFNFSTPSNAGTSLFGNTQNKGFGFSSALGASAAPGTGFGALGGTGLGFGGFGGIQTNQNQQGVGGLFSQQASQSSQLYNTASALSAPSVLSDERDSILAKWNQLQAFWGVGKGYFSSSAPPVEFSQENPFCRFKAVGYSCVPGVKDEDGLVALALNKKEADVRSQQQQLVESLHRVLGGNQTLTVNVEGVRALPDDQTEVIVYLVERSPNGTSKRVPASTLYNYMEQMNVKSQLQQLGVFMTVSRTALTPAQLKQLLQNPPAGVDPIIWEQAKVDNPDPEKLIPVPMVGFKELLRRLKIQDQMTKQHQTRVDIISNDISELQRNQATTAAKITQYKRKLMDLSHRVLQVLIKQEVQRKSGYAIQLDEEHLRVQLDTIQSELNAPTQFKGRLNELMSQIRMQNHFGAVRSEERYRVDADLLREIKQHLKHQQEGLSHLISVIKDDLNDIKTIEDGLHDSIHGRSSKLS, encoded by the exons ATGAGCGTTAGGGTTAGGAACCacttgttcatgtttttgtttccGGTCGGACTGTATCGTGGCAGGACCGGAAACATGGCGTTCAACTTCGGCGGCGCGTCAGGCAGCGCTG GTCTTTCTGGCACTGGCTTTGGAGCCGCGACCACGACATCCGCGTCCACGGGCTTCGGTTTCGGATCCGGTAGCGcgg GTGCGTTCGGAGGATTCGGCCCCACGACCACCTCCGCCGGCGCTGGGACTAGCTTCAATTTCTCCACGCCGTCAAACGCAG GTACGAGTCTCTTCGGAAACACTCAGAACAAGGGCTTCGGCTTCTCGTCGGCTCTGGGTGCGAGTGCGGCGCCGGGGACGGGATTCGGCGCTCTGGGCGGAACCGGACTGGGGTTCGGAGGATTCGGGGGAATCCAGACCAATCAGAACCAACAAG gtgtagGTGGGCTGTTCAGCCAGCAGGCGTCTCAGTCCAGTCAGCTGTATAACACGGCCAGCGCTCTCTCCGCCCCGTCGGTCCTCAGCGATGAGCGCGACTCCATTCTGGCCAAGTGGAACCAGCTGCAGGCGTTCTGGGGCGTGGGGAAGGGTTACTTCAGCAGCAGCGCCCCGCCCGTGGAGTTCAGCCAGGAGAACCCCTTCTGCCGCTTCAAG GCGGTGGGCTACAGCTGTGTTCCCGGTGTGAAGGATGAGGATGGGTTAGTGGCTCTGGCTCTCAATAAGAAGGAAGCAGACGTTCGCTCTCAGCAGCAGCAGTTGGTGGAATCGCTGCACAGGGTTCTGGGAGGAAATCAGACGCTGACGGTGAACGTGGAGGGAGTGCGAGCGTTACCTGACGACCA AACGGAGGTGATCGTGTATCTGGTGGAGCGTTCTCCGAACGGCACGTCCAAGCGAGTTCCCGCGTCCACGCTCTACAACTACATGGAGCAGATGAATGTGAAGTCTCAGCTGCAGCAGCTGGGCGTCTTCATGACCGTCAGTCGGACCGCGCTGACGCCGGCGCAGCTCAAGCAGTTGCTGCAGAACCCGCCCGCAG gtgtgGACCCCATCATCTGGGAACAGGCCAAAGTGGACAATCCAGACCCAGAGAA GTTGATTCCAGTGCCCATGGTGGGCTTCAAAGAGCTGCTGCGCAGACTGAAGATCCAGGATCAGATGACCAAACAGCACCAGACCCGAGTGGAC ATCATCTCCAACGACATCAGCGAACTGCAGAGAAATCAGGCCACGACTGCCGCCAAAATCACACAGTACAAGCGCAAGCTCATGGACCTCTCGCACAGAGTCCTGCAG GTGCTGATTAAACAGGAAGTTCAGAGGAAGAGCGGTTACGCCATCCAGCTGGATGAGGAGCATCTGAGGGTTCAGCTGGACACCATCCAATCAGAGCTCAACGCTCCCACACAGTTCAAG gggCGACTGAATGAACTCATGTCTCAGATTCGGATGCAGAATCATTTCGGAGCCGTTCGTTCAGAGGAGCGTTACCGTGTTGATGCCGACCTGCTGAGAGAAATCAAACAG CATCTGAAGCATCAGCAGGAGGGTTTGAGTCACCTGATCAGCGTCATTAAAGACGATCTGAACGACATCAAGACGATCGAAGACGGACTTCACGACAGCATTCACGGGCGCAGCAGCAAACTCAGCTGA
- the nup54 gene encoding nucleoporin p54 isoform X2, whose protein sequence is MSVRVRNHLFMFLFPVGLYRGRTGNMAFNFGGASGSAGAFGGFGPTTTSAGAGTSFNFSTPSNAGTSLFGNTQNKGFGFSSALGASAAPGTGFGALGGTGLGFGGFGGIQTNQNQQGVGGLFSQQASQSSQLYNTASALSAPSVLSDERDSILAKWNQLQAFWGVGKGYFSSSAPPVEFSQENPFCRFKAVGYSCVPGVKDEDGLVALALNKKEADVRSQQQQLVESLHRVLGGNQTLTVNVEGVRALPDDQTEVIVYLVERSPNGTSKRVPASTLYNYMEQMNVKSQLQQLGVFMTVSRTALTPAQLKQLLQNPPAGVDPIIWEQAKVDNPDPEKLIPVPMVGFKELLRRLKIQDQMTKQHQTRVDIISNDISELQRNQATTAAKITQYKRKLMDLSHRVLQVLIKQEVQRKSGYAIQLDEEHLRVQLDTIQSELNAPTQFKGRLNELMSQIRMQNHFGAVRSEERYRVDADLLREIKQHLKHQQEGLSHLISVIKDDLNDIKTIEDGLHDSIHGRSSKLS, encoded by the exons ATGAGCGTTAGGGTTAGGAACCacttgttcatgtttttgtttccGGTCGGACTGTATCGTGGCAGGACCGGAAACATGGCGTTCAACTTCGGCGGCGCGTCAGGCAGCGCTG GTGCGTTCGGAGGATTCGGCCCCACGACCACCTCCGCCGGCGCTGGGACTAGCTTCAATTTCTCCACGCCGTCAAACGCAG GTACGAGTCTCTTCGGAAACACTCAGAACAAGGGCTTCGGCTTCTCGTCGGCTCTGGGTGCGAGTGCGGCGCCGGGGACGGGATTCGGCGCTCTGGGCGGAACCGGACTGGGGTTCGGAGGATTCGGGGGAATCCAGACCAATCAGAACCAACAAG gtgtagGTGGGCTGTTCAGCCAGCAGGCGTCTCAGTCCAGTCAGCTGTATAACACGGCCAGCGCTCTCTCCGCCCCGTCGGTCCTCAGCGATGAGCGCGACTCCATTCTGGCCAAGTGGAACCAGCTGCAGGCGTTCTGGGGCGTGGGGAAGGGTTACTTCAGCAGCAGCGCCCCGCCCGTGGAGTTCAGCCAGGAGAACCCCTTCTGCCGCTTCAAG GCGGTGGGCTACAGCTGTGTTCCCGGTGTGAAGGATGAGGATGGGTTAGTGGCTCTGGCTCTCAATAAGAAGGAAGCAGACGTTCGCTCTCAGCAGCAGCAGTTGGTGGAATCGCTGCACAGGGTTCTGGGAGGAAATCAGACGCTGACGGTGAACGTGGAGGGAGTGCGAGCGTTACCTGACGACCA AACGGAGGTGATCGTGTATCTGGTGGAGCGTTCTCCGAACGGCACGTCCAAGCGAGTTCCCGCGTCCACGCTCTACAACTACATGGAGCAGATGAATGTGAAGTCTCAGCTGCAGCAGCTGGGCGTCTTCATGACCGTCAGTCGGACCGCGCTGACGCCGGCGCAGCTCAAGCAGTTGCTGCAGAACCCGCCCGCAG gtgtgGACCCCATCATCTGGGAACAGGCCAAAGTGGACAATCCAGACCCAGAGAA GTTGATTCCAGTGCCCATGGTGGGCTTCAAAGAGCTGCTGCGCAGACTGAAGATCCAGGATCAGATGACCAAACAGCACCAGACCCGAGTGGAC ATCATCTCCAACGACATCAGCGAACTGCAGAGAAATCAGGCCACGACTGCCGCCAAAATCACACAGTACAAGCGCAAGCTCATGGACCTCTCGCACAGAGTCCTGCAG GTGCTGATTAAACAGGAAGTTCAGAGGAAGAGCGGTTACGCCATCCAGCTGGATGAGGAGCATCTGAGGGTTCAGCTGGACACCATCCAATCAGAGCTCAACGCTCCCACACAGTTCAAG gggCGACTGAATGAACTCATGTCTCAGATTCGGATGCAGAATCATTTCGGAGCCGTTCGTTCAGAGGAGCGTTACCGTGTTGATGCCGACCTGCTGAGAGAAATCAAACAG CATCTGAAGCATCAGCAGGAGGGTTTGAGTCACCTGATCAGCGTCATTAAAGACGATCTGAACGACATCAAGACGATCGAAGACGGACTTCACGACAGCATTCACGGGCGCAGCAGCAAACTCAGCTGA
- the bxdc2 gene encoding ribosome biogenesis protein BRX1 homolog — MHWFSMGLPVTSLRNDLNPKTCQTRGEHLRQVGRLSLISTGRSDSTENPSSPSSSSLSLGSSSSSSSSSSSSFISTASSFNSEFIVSYSSSSTRPFPLPLTCESKMAARGGKRAAERSAQSKAKRAKLNQNKSPQTERKTKTVSFAADNEDASANSPASVISVPPPVSAGKWTNKERVLVFSSRGISFRTRHLMLDLKTMMPHSKADSKMDRKDKLFVVNEVCEIKNCNKCIFFEAKKKQDLYMWISNVPHGPSAKFLVQNIHTLAELKMTGNCLKGSRPLLSFDPKFDKEPHYALLKELFTQIFSTPQYHPKSQPFVDHVFSFTIADHRIWFRNYQIIEEDASLVEIGPRFVLNLIKIFQGSFGGPTLYENPHFQSPNTHRRMIRLATAARQKERQMVKEIRKEKRKEEQEVMTQDVTDDVFETPAEPKAPQVELEAPEPRRSKKLRLSELKKRTLMKRKGLR; from the exons CATCTGCGGCAGGTCGGGCGTCTCTCGCTCATCTCCACCGGCAGATCTGACAGCACTGAAAACCCTTCttcaccttcatcatcatctctcTCCCTCGGTTCCTCCtcgtcttcatcatcatcatcatcatcctcgtTCATTTCTACTGCCTCTTCATTCAACTCTGAGTTCATTGTGTCTTATTCATCCAGTTCGACCCGTCCATTTCCGCTTCCGCTGACGTGTGAGtcaaagatggcggcgcgcggAGGGAAACGTGCAGCGGAGAGATCAGCACAGAGCAAGGCTAAAAGAGCGAAATTAAACCAGAACAAATCGCCACAAACCGAGAGAAAAACGAAGACCGTGTCATTCGCAGCAGATAATGAAGACGCGAGCGCGAACTCTCCCGCGAGCGTCATCAGCGTCCCGCCGCCCGTCAGCGCG GGCAAATGGACGAACAAAGAGCGAGTTCTGGTCTTTTCTTCTCGCGGGATCAGCTTCAGGACGAGACACCTGATGCTGGACCTCAAGACCATGATGCCGCACAGCAAAGCTG ACTCCAAAATGGACAGAAAAGACAAACTCTTCGTGGTGAACGAG GTGTGTGAAATCAAAAACTGCAACAAGTGCATCTTCTTTGAAGCCAAGAAGAAACAGGATCTCTACATGTG GATCTCAAACGTCCCTCACGGACCCTCGGCCAAATTTCTCGTTCAAAACA TTCACACTCTGGCTGAGCTGAAGATGACCGGAAACTGTCTGAAAGGCTCCAGGCCACTGCTGTCCTTCGACCCG AAATTCGACAAGGAGCCTCATTACGCGCTGCTGAAGGAACTCTTCACTCAG ATCTTCTCCACGCCTCAGTATCACCCCAAGAGTCAGCCGTTCGTGGATCATGTGTTCAGCTTCACCATCGCAGACCACAGAATCTGGTTCAGGAACTATCAG ATCATTGAAGAAGACGCATCTCTGGTGGAGATCGGCCCTCGCTTCGTCTTGAATCTCATCAAAATATTTCAGGGCAGCTTCGGTGGACCAACACTGTATGAAAACCCTCATTTCCAGTCGCCCAACACG CATCGGCGAATGATCCGACTGGCCACGGCCGCCAGACAGAAGGAGAGGCAGATGGTGAAGGAGATCCGGAAGGAGAAACGCAAAGAGGAACAGGAAGTGATGACGCAGGACGTCACGGATGACGTGTTCGAGACTCCAGCGGAGCCGAAAGCGCCTCAGGTCGAGCTGGAGGCTCCAGAACCTCGACGCAGCAAGAAGCTCCGCCTCTCAGAGCTGAAGAAGAGAACGCTGATGAAACGCAAAGGCCTGCGATGA